The DNA sequence GAGGCATCGCTTATCGACGGCGCGCCCATCACCCATGCGGAAGCACGAGGCAAGCACTTATTCATCGACGTCGACGCGCCTCACCCCGAGCACATCCTCTACATCCACTTAGGGCTCATCGGGGAAATGCGTTTCGAGCCCACCGACGACGTGTGGGGCCAGATTCGCCTGCGGATCGACAACGGCGAGGAGGCCGCCAACCTGCGCGGACCCCAATGGTGCCGGTTGATCACGGACGCCGAATACGACATCGCCGTGGCCAAGCTCGGCGAAGATCCCCTGCGCGAAGATGCCTCCCCCGACCACCTCTGGCCCCGCGTCTCCCGCTCCGGCCGCAGCATCGGCTCCCTGCTCATGGACCAAAAACTCTTCGCCGGCGTGGGCAACATCTACCGCGCGGAAACGCTCTTCCGCCTCGGCATCTCCCCCTTCCTCCCCGGCAACCAGCTCGAACGCAACGAGTTCGACAGCATCTGGTTCGACCTCGTGGGCCTCATGAACGACGGAGTTCGGGCCGGACGCATTGATACCGTCCGACCCGAACACACCCCGGAAGCCATGAACCGCGAGCCCCGCAAGGACGACCACGGCGGCGAAGTCTACGTCTACCGCCGCTCCGGCCAACCCTGCTTCGTCTGCGGCACCGATATTGCAGAGAAGGTCATGGAGGGCCGGAACCTCTTCTGGTGTCCCGGCTGCCAACCCGACTAGTTGAGGGGTTTGCCCTGGATACCCTTCGGTACCATGAGCACCGCGATGAGGGAGATGAGGGAGACCACCGCGATGTAGATGCCGATGGAGATGGAGGTGCCGGTGGCGTCGAGAAGCAGTGCGGCGATCATCGGGGCGAAGGCGCCACCGATGATGGAGCCGATGGCGTATCCGATGGACACGCCCGAGAGGCGGACCTCCGGCGGGAACATCTCGGCATACAGCGCCGACTGCGGGCCATACGTCGCGCCGAGCAGGATGCCCAAGACCACCATCGAGAGGATGAAGAGCGCGACATTGCCCGTATCCACGAGCAGCCACATGGGCACCGCCCACAGGATCGACCCGATGTAGCCGAGGGCGAAGGTT is a window from the Corynebacterium testudinoris genome containing:
- a CDS encoding Fpg/Nei family DNA glycosylase, coding for MPEGHVIHRLANELNERFAGRDLHITSPQGRFAAEASLIDGAPITHAEARGKHLFIDVDAPHPEHILYIHLGLIGEMRFEPTDDVWGQIRLRIDNGEEAANLRGPQWCRLITDAEYDIAVAKLGEDPLREDASPDHLWPRVSRSGRSIGSLLMDQKLFAGVGNIYRAETLFRLGISPFLPGNQLERNEFDSIWFDLVGLMNDGVRAGRIDTVRPEHTPEAMNREPRKDDHGGEVYVYRRSGQPCFVCGTDIAEKVMEGRNLFWCPGCQPD